A window from Desulfovibrio subterraneus encodes these proteins:
- the malQ gene encoding 4-alpha-glucanotransferase, giving the protein MRRSPSQDTEVSGMYTRASGMLLHITSLPSRYGIGDMGPAACGFASLLRDTGQLYWQVLPLGPTSTAIGNSPYSSCSAFAGNPLLISPEKLVEDGLLSWADIEYPPGTDPSRVNFHVVEQHRQRVLRAAFERSRHWLEKDYTFTAFSRKHHHWLHNYVRFVTIKKWHDGAVWSEWPEPLRFRHEEALARWDAEHHEEMLFETFVQYVFFRQWNDLKEYCSGAGVRLIGDVPIYVTYDSADVWEHPEFFKLDDQRKPLMVAGVPPDYFSKTGQRWGNPVYNWDALARDGFAWWVRRLAHNFDQTDLVRIDHFRGFAGYWEIPAEEETAINGEWVDAPGMQLFSALSRHFTVLPLIAEDLGIITPDVRELKSAFNLPGMKVLQFGFGGDKLINNPDAPMNHERHNVLYTGTHDNSPMRHWFVHEAGDQGRSNFAAFAGHDVVEAGAAETAIRIAMSSVANTAIFPVQDVLGLDGTARMNTPSVPAGNWEWRLRPEEMELPFYRNFAQMTEFFGRWT; this is encoded by the coding sequence GTGCGGCGCTCACCGTCACAAGATACGGAGGTTTCCGGCATGTACACGCGCGCCAGCGGAATGCTGCTGCATATCACTTCCTTGCCGTCCCGCTACGGCATAGGCGACATGGGTCCGGCTGCCTGCGGATTCGCCTCTCTGCTCAGGGATACCGGCCAGCTGTACTGGCAGGTTCTGCCGCTGGGTCCCACGTCCACGGCCATCGGCAACTCTCCCTATTCAAGCTGTTCCGCCTTTGCGGGCAATCCCCTGCTCATCAGTCCGGAAAAACTCGTGGAAGACGGCCTGCTCTCGTGGGCCGATATCGAATATCCCCCCGGAACCGACCCGTCGCGAGTGAATTTTCACGTGGTGGAACAGCACCGCCAGCGCGTTCTGCGGGCCGCCTTCGAACGCAGCCGGCATTGGCTGGAAAAGGACTACACCTTCACGGCATTTTCCAGAAAACACCACCACTGGCTGCACAACTACGTCCGCTTTGTCACCATCAAGAAGTGGCATGACGGAGCCGTGTGGTCAGAATGGCCCGAGCCCCTGCGCTTTCGTCACGAAGAAGCCCTTGCCCGCTGGGATGCCGAACATCATGAAGAAATGCTCTTCGAAACCTTTGTCCAGTACGTGTTCTTCCGGCAATGGAACGATCTCAAGGAATACTGTTCCGGTGCGGGCGTGCGCCTTATCGGAGACGTGCCCATCTATGTCACCTATGACAGCGCCGACGTATGGGAGCACCCCGAATTTTTCAAGCTGGATGATCAGCGCAAGCCTCTCATGGTCGCCGGGGTTCCGCCCGATTATTTCAGTAAGACAGGCCAGCGCTGGGGCAACCCCGTGTATAACTGGGACGCCCTTGCCCGCGACGGTTTCGCCTGGTGGGTGCGCAGGCTCGCACACAATTTCGACCAGACCGATCTGGTGCGCATAGACCACTTCCGCGGGTTTGCAGGCTACTGGGAAATACCTGCTGAAGAAGAAACCGCCATAAACGGCGAGTGGGTCGATGCCCCGGGCATGCAGCTCTTTTCTGCACTGAGCCGTCATTTTACCGTGCTGCCGCTCATTGCGGAAGATCTGGGCATAATCACGCCGGACGTGCGCGAACTGAAATCGGCCTTCAACCTGCCGGGCATGAAGGTGCTGCAGTTCGGCTTCGGCGGGGACAAGCTCATCAATAATCCCGATGCCCCCATGAACCACGAGCGTCACAATGTGCTCTACACCGGCACGCACGATAACTCGCCCATGCGACACTGGTTCGTGCACGAAGCAGGCGATCAGGGGCGCAGCAACTTTGCGGCTTTTGCTGGACATGATGTGGTGGAAGCGGGTGCAGCAGAGACAGCCATCCGCATTGCCATGAGCAGTGTTGCCAACACGGCAATCTTCCCCGTACAGGACGTGCTCGGGCTTGACGGAACCGCCCGCATGAACACGCCTTCTGTTCCTGCCGGCAACTGGGAATGGCGACTGCGGCCCGAGGAAATGGAACTGCCCTTCTACAGAAACTTTGCACAGATGACGGAATTCTTCGGCAGGTGGACCTGA
- a CDS encoding GNAT family N-acetyltransferase yields MRSQNAVSIPGVSSVSTEQAQSKATIHIGHPATPVYPVHTAPFPHISASVQPALPHEPLTQRTLTPADLERASMQAWPALEECSFGNVRLRCAGGFTKRANSAVLIHQPSIENSDISDCAIVDVEAWYAGRGQNTVFRLTEPLSTGLDEQLARRGYRMADPSLVMVNDLSFAPSFTRDTSHIPQARLMQDEEWLERERQFSNRPAGDQRMMQHILACNAVSNDYMAIEDNGTMVACGLGVRQQGLYAIFCIRTAQSHRRRGYATALICSMLQRAKTSGASHAWLQVLESNLPAIGLYRSLRFSTSYRYWYRIRP; encoded by the coding sequence ATGCGGTCTCAGAATGCTGTCTCCATCCCCGGCGTTTCTTCCGTCTCCACTGAACAGGCTCAGAGCAAGGCGACCATCCATATTGGCCACCCTGCCACGCCTGTTTACCCTGTTCATACCGCACCATTCCCTCACATATCTGCCTCAGTGCAGCCTGCGTTGCCTCATGAGCCGCTGACGCAGCGCACGCTCACGCCCGCCGATCTTGAACGGGCTTCCATGCAGGCATGGCCTGCTCTGGAAGAATGCTCCTTCGGCAACGTGCGGCTGCGCTGTGCGGGCGGCTTTACCAAACGGGCAAACAGCGCGGTACTCATACACCAGCCGTCCATTGAGAATAGTGATATTTCCGACTGTGCTATCGTTGATGTCGAGGCATGGTATGCAGGGCGGGGACAGAACACCGTATTCCGGCTCACGGAACCGCTGAGCACAGGGCTGGACGAGCAACTTGCACGGCGCGGATACCGTATGGCAGACCCCTCGCTGGTCATGGTCAACGATCTGTCCTTTGCTCCTTCCTTCACGCGGGACACTTCACACATCCCGCAGGCCCGCCTGATGCAGGATGAAGAGTGGCTGGAGCGCGAACGCCAATTCAGCAACCGTCCCGCCGGTGACCAGCGCATGATGCAGCATATTCTCGCCTGCAATGCCGTTTCAAATGACTACATGGCCATTGAGGACAACGGCACCATGGTCGCCTGCGGTCTTGGCGTGCGGCAGCAGGGGCTGTATGCCATTTTCTGCATCCGCACGGCGCAGTCCCACCGCAGGCGCGGCTATGCAACCGCGCTCATCTGTTCCATGCTGCAGCGGGCAAAGACCTCCGGAGCTTCTCATGCATGGCTGCAGGTTCTGGAATCCAACCTTCCGGCCATAGGGCTGTATCGCTCGCTACGCTTCTCCACCAGCTACCGCTACTGGTACCGCATACGCCCGTGA
- a CDS encoding bifunctional nucleoside/nucleotide kinase/histidine phosphatase family protein, protein MPDTAPSTDTKQHTEHDMRKLYIAMMGLPARGKTTVSSKLKEGLEQEDLNVRIFNNGALRRQILGEASSRAEFYNPENRDGLEAREELARLNMERAQQFLAEDGDVAILDATNVSALRREVVQKTLTDHPLLWVECTNDDQDLVEASILRKTRLPEFASLSESEAVASFKRRIAYYEHIYTPFSQEPCWIRVDSLRNRIIDEQISHNIPYYVNIRDILVSDWIRNLYLVRHGQTLYNMEGRIGGDSELTQQGLEQAEALGRHFRGFSIPYIFTSTRRRSHQTATPIYQGQDHCTVKALSEFDEINAGICEHMRYEEIKHKWPNEYRRRQKDKYHYIYPEGEGYITMKERVDKGLRKALYLSGNAEALMIVGHQAINRMILSYFLFRRTEDVPFIYIPQDQYFHIVSTQKKKLFEQVRFTGRRERTGTKPD, encoded by the coding sequence CTGCCGGATACTGCCCCCAGCACAGACACGAAACAGCACACGGAACACGATATGCGCAAACTCTACATAGCCATGATGGGCCTCCCTGCGCGGGGCAAGACCACTGTTTCCTCCAAGCTGAAGGAAGGACTGGAACAGGAAGACCTGAATGTCCGCATCTTCAACAACGGCGCCCTGCGCAGGCAGATTCTCGGCGAAGCCTCATCACGGGCGGAATTCTACAATCCGGAAAACAGGGACGGGCTGGAAGCGCGGGAAGAACTGGCCCGCCTGAACATGGAACGTGCGCAGCAATTTCTGGCCGAAGACGGCGATGTGGCCATTCTGGACGCCACCAACGTCAGCGCCCTGCGACGCGAGGTGGTACAGAAAACCCTTACCGACCACCCCCTGCTCTGGGTGGAATGCACCAACGACGATCAGGACCTTGTGGAAGCCAGCATTCTGCGCAAGACCCGCCTGCCGGAATTCGCCAGCCTGAGCGAATCAGAGGCCGTTGCCAGCTTCAAGCGGCGCATCGCCTATTACGAGCACATCTACACCCCCTTCAGTCAGGAACCCTGCTGGATACGGGTGGATTCGCTGCGCAACCGCATCATCGACGAGCAGATCAGCCACAACATCCCCTATTACGTAAATATCCGCGATATTCTCGTCTCGGACTGGATTCGCAATCTCTACCTCGTGCGCCACGGGCAGACGCTCTATAACATGGAAGGGCGCATCGGCGGCGACTCCGAACTCACGCAGCAGGGACTTGAGCAGGCCGAGGCACTGGGCCGCCATTTCAGGGGATTCAGCATTCCCTACATCTTTACCAGCACCCGCCGCCGCTCGCACCAGACCGCCACCCCCATCTATCAGGGGCAGGACCACTGCACGGTAAAAGCCCTGTCAGAGTTCGACGAAATCAACGCGGGCATCTGCGAGCACATGCGGTACGAAGAAATCAAGCACAAATGGCCCAACGAATACCGCCGCCGCCAGAAGGACAAATACCACTACATCTATCCGGAAGGTGAAGGCTACATCACCATGAAAGAGCGGGTGGACAAGGGATTGAGAAAGGCGCTGTATCTTTCGGGCAACGCGGAAGCGCTCATGATTGTCGGGCATCAGGCCATTAACCGCATGATCCTTTCCTACTTCCTGTTCCGCAGAACAGAGGATGTTCCTTTCATCTACATCCCGCAGGACCAGTACTTCCACATCGTTTCCACGCAGAAGAAAAAGCTGTTCGAACAGGTGCGGTTTACCGGCAGGCGGGAACGGACGGGGACAAAACCCGACTAG